From Pontibacter actiniarum, a single genomic window includes:
- a CDS encoding PaaI family thioesterase, producing MQHQEHYQRLERLYHRAHVQELFSGSSISVCHSRAEITLPIQEAYFHGAKAIHGAVYFKLLDDASYFAVASVVRDMFIVTSSFQLNLLRPVNSGVLKAVGTLRSQGRSLFVAEATLYNAQGKEVAFGTGQFMKTAQPLNQLEGYADSQ from the coding sequence ATGCAACACCAGGAACACTACCAGCGGCTGGAGCGCCTGTACCACCGGGCCCACGTGCAGGAGCTCTTCAGCGGAAGCAGCATCAGCGTGTGCCACAGCCGCGCCGAGATCACGCTGCCTATTCAGGAAGCGTATTTCCACGGCGCCAAAGCCATACACGGGGCCGTCTACTTCAAGCTCCTCGACGACGCCTCCTACTTTGCGGTGGCCTCTGTGGTGCGCGACATGTTTATCGTTACCTCCTCCTTTCAGCTAAACCTGTTGCGGCCCGTAAACAGCGGCGTTCTGAAGGCGGTCGGCACCCTGCGCTCCCAGGGCAGGAGCCTGTTTGTTGCCGAAGCCACCCTTTACAACGCACAGGGCAAGGAGGTCGCCTTTGGCACCGGCCAGTTCATGAAAACAGCGCAGCCGCTGAACCAGCTGGAAGGCTATGCCGATAGCCAGTAA
- a CDS encoding vitamin K epoxide reductase family protein: MKQERTAIDKIREDTSEVVRYRREIAALATLGLIDFSLISLFQLGYIRKLPDVPGRVFDTQQVNSSKEAVLFGLPDGVVSLGAYTATIGLAAAATRFKRPSQVLDVAMGAVLLGQAAGAAQYLFNMAAVQKKACIYCIAGAAINFAALKPLRRLLKRRD; this comes from the coding sequence ATGAAACAAGAAAGAACTGCAATAGACAAAATAAGGGAAGACACCAGCGAGGTGGTCCGGTACCGCCGCGAAATTGCCGCCCTGGCTACCTTGGGCCTCATCGACTTCAGCTTGATATCGCTCTTCCAGCTAGGCTACATCAGAAAGCTGCCGGATGTCCCGGGCAGGGTGTTCGATACCCAGCAAGTAAACTCGTCTAAAGAGGCGGTGCTGTTTGGGTTGCCGGACGGTGTTGTCAGCCTGGGGGCGTATACGGCCACCATTGGGCTAGCGGCCGCGGCTACGCGCTTTAAGAGGCCCTCACAGGTGTTGGATGTGGCGATGGGAGCTGTGCTGCTGGGGCAGGCGGCAGGCGCTGCGCAGTACCTCTTTAACATGGCTGCCGTGCAGAAGAAGGCTTGTATTTACTGCATTGCCGGGGCGGCCATTAACTTTGCTGCTTTAAAACCCCTGCGCCGGCTTCTAAAGCGGAGGGACTAA
- a CDS encoding DUF983 domain-containing protein, with translation MLSKGSKLYSILKYKCPRCQEGQLFTYKGWSYTRFSGMHSNCPCCRQSYEPEPGFYYGAMYVSYAITTAITISLLVAMSVLLEEITLAWFLGALATALLVFFPFIFRMSRAIWINFFIHYKKTPTASA, from the coding sequence ATGTTAAGCAAAGGATCAAAACTGTACAGCATCTTAAAGTATAAGTGCCCACGCTGCCAGGAGGGCCAGCTTTTTACCTACAAGGGCTGGAGCTACACCAGGTTCAGCGGCATGCACAGCAACTGCCCCTGCTGCCGCCAGAGCTATGAGCCGGAGCCCGGGTTTTACTACGGCGCCATGTACGTGAGCTATGCCATCACCACGGCTATCACCATTAGCCTGCTGGTGGCCATGAGCGTGCTGCTGGAGGAAATAACGTTGGCTTGGTTTCTGGGGGCACTCGCTACGGCCCTGCTAGTGTTTTTCCCTTTTATCTTCAGGATGTCGCGGGCGATCTGGATCAACTTTTTTATCCATTATAAAAAAACGCCGACGGCATCTGCCTAG
- a CDS encoding phosphoheptose isomerase codes for MAPEEENKASLFEELEQELSSKGFQINKQDRSRPWGGFFVIEEQQAQRFADTYFNGVSVDDLKIAGKLSPKILVVAPQKRLSWQYHHRRAEVWQVVKGTVDVVTSATDEEQARKTLHPGDQIKLQQGERHRLVGLDGWGVLAEIWQHTDATQPSDEEDIVRVQDDFGR; via the coding sequence ATGGCACCCGAAGAAGAAAACAAAGCAAGCCTTTTTGAGGAACTGGAACAGGAACTCAGTTCCAAGGGCTTTCAGATAAACAAGCAGGACCGCTCGCGCCCGTGGGGTGGTTTCTTTGTGATTGAGGAACAGCAGGCCCAGCGTTTTGCCGATACATACTTTAATGGTGTTTCGGTGGATGACCTGAAGATAGCCGGGAAGTTAAGCCCTAAAATCCTGGTGGTGGCCCCGCAGAAGCGCTTGTCGTGGCAGTACCACCACCGCAGAGCTGAGGTATGGCAGGTAGTAAAAGGAACCGTGGACGTGGTGACCAGTGCGACAGATGAGGAGCAGGCCCGAAAGACGCTGCACCCCGGCGACCAGATAAAGCTGCAGCAGGGAGAGCGCCACAGGCTAGTTGGCCTGGACGGCTGGGGTGTGCTGGCCGAGATCTGGCAGCATACGGATGCCACACAGCCCTCAGACGAGGAAGACATTGTGAGGGTGCAGGACGATTTTGGGCGCTAG
- a CDS encoding rhodanese-like domain-containing protein: protein MIASADITAEELKDRLNKGETPVIIDVREDWEYQETCIPGAQNIPLGTLPQRVEDLEDLKEQEVIVQCRSGARSASAKAYLQQQGFSNVRNLVGGILAYNG from the coding sequence ATGATTGCATCAGCAGACATTACAGCAGAAGAGCTAAAGGACCGTTTAAACAAGGGAGAGACCCCCGTTATAATCGATGTGCGCGAAGACTGGGAGTACCAGGAAACCTGCATCCCCGGAGCGCAAAACATCCCGCTGGGCACGCTGCCGCAACGCGTGGAAGACCTGGAAGACCTGAAAGAGCAGGAGGTGATTGTGCAGTGCCGCTCTGGTGCCCGTTCTGCCTCAGCCAAGGCCTATCTGCAGCAGCAGGGCTTTAGTAACGTCAGGAACCTGGTAGGAGGGATTCTGGCCTACAACGGGTAA
- a CDS encoding Arm DNA-binding domain-containing protein has product MIPIRLHLHTKQSNKGTHSFYMDVHCDGVILLRQSVGETLKVEDWNPTRMKLRVSHPYLKEINARLE; this is encoded by the coding sequence ATGATTCCGATTCGCCTCCACCTCCATACGAAACAAAGCAACAAAGGCACCCATTCGTTCTACATGGATGTGCACTGCGACGGCGTAATCCTCCTCCGGCAGTCTGTGGGGGAGACCCTCAAAGTGGAGGATTGGAACCCCACACGCATGAAGTTGCGCGTCTCTCACCCTTATTTAAAAGAAATAAACGCACGGCTGGAGTAG
- a CDS encoding SDR family oxidoreductase gives MAKDTNYNSNRKGVAVITGASAGLGRACAREFAKKGYDVGLLARGKEGLEGAKREVEEMGRKATYVQVDMADAQGVEEAANKIEQELGEIDVWVNNAMNSVFSPVKEMQPEDYKRVTEVTYLGQVYGTLSALKRMLPRDRGSIVLVGSALAYRGIPLQSAYCGSKHAIQGFYDSLRTELIHDKSNVKVTMVQLPAMNTTQFGFVKTRLPNKPRPMGKIYQPEVAAEVIAYAAEHERREYRVGYPTLKAIIGNKIAPWFADYVLAKNGFKGQQTDEPEDPNRKNNLWEPIPGDHGAHGTFDSQATYSSPQTWLSLHREKVLAGALAVGGLVLGSMLASKRKHDQYD, from the coding sequence ATGGCAAAAGACACTAACTATAACAGCAACAGGAAGGGAGTAGCCGTGATAACAGGCGCCTCTGCGGGCTTAGGCCGGGCCTGTGCCCGCGAGTTTGCAAAAAAAGGCTACGACGTTGGCCTCTTGGCGCGCGGCAAAGAAGGCTTAGAGGGTGCGAAGCGCGAGGTGGAGGAAATGGGCCGCAAAGCCACGTACGTACAGGTAGACATGGCCGATGCGCAGGGCGTGGAAGAGGCCGCCAACAAAATAGAGCAGGAACTGGGCGAGATAGACGTGTGGGTAAACAATGCCATGAACAGCGTTTTCAGCCCGGTTAAAGAAATGCAGCCGGAGGATTACAAGCGCGTAACAGAGGTGACTTACCTGGGCCAGGTATACGGCACGCTGTCGGCACTGAAGCGCATGCTCCCCCGCGACCGGGGCTCCATCGTACTGGTTGGCTCTGCGCTGGCGTACCGGGGCATTCCGCTGCAGTCGGCGTACTGCGGGTCCAAGCACGCGATCCAGGGCTTTTACGACTCGCTGCGCACCGAGCTCATCCATGACAAAAGCAATGTGAAGGTTACCATGGTACAGCTACCGGCCATGAACACCACACAATTCGGCTTTGTGAAGACGCGCTTGCCAAACAAGCCGAGGCCGATGGGTAAGATTTACCAGCCGGAGGTGGCAGCAGAGGTTATCGCCTATGCCGCCGAGCATGAACGCCGCGAATACCGTGTGGGCTACCCTACCCTGAAAGCCATTATAGGAAACAAGATTGCGCCCTGGTTCGCAGACTACGTCCTGGCGAAGAACGGCTTTAAAGGCCAGCAGACAGATGAGCCCGAAGACCCGAACCGAAAAAACAACCTATGGGAGCCTATTCCGGGAGACCACGGCGCCCACGGTACGTTTGATAGCCAGGCCACCTACTCCAGCCCGCAAACATGGCTAAGCCTGCACCGCGAGAAAGTGCTGGCCGGAGCCCTGGCTGTAGGCGGCCTGGTACTTGGCAGCATGCTCGCCAGCAAGCGGAAGCACGACCAGTACGATTAG
- a CDS encoding site-2 protease family protein, whose translation MLQSKRRQYGLHLLLFCVTLITTTIAGAEWRFGKLFFLGPQGFDWMGTLTWAEFTAGLYFSLPFLGVLTVHEFGHYLTARYYRTEVTLPYYIPLWLGITSSIGTMGAFIRIKERIFSRREFFDIGVAGPLAGFAVAVPLLVYAFTHLPQPEYIFRVHPEYKRFGMDYAQYVYQDTVGSFAIGKNLLFMFFEKFVADPALVPNHYEVIHYPFVFAGYLALFFTALNLLPIGQLDGGHVLYGLIGHRRFNRLSPIFFAFFILYAGLGVISPYSNPVWEEELLVVFAPFTYWAYLKLLGKRNFALSATMAMLLLQYSLAAFFPELEAYFWLWPFYLLYLVFVLQPATPTIKRTLYLAAGVLLAQFSISLLFPEADGYSGWLVFGLLLSRVMGIFHPSCPDERPLTPFRKALGIFAFIVFILCFSPSPFIIE comes from the coding sequence ATGTTGCAGTCTAAGCGGCGACAGTATGGGCTACACCTGCTGCTGTTTTGCGTTACGCTGATTACCACAACCATTGCCGGCGCTGAGTGGCGCTTCGGGAAGCTGTTCTTTCTCGGGCCGCAGGGCTTCGACTGGATGGGCACGCTTACCTGGGCCGAGTTTACAGCAGGCCTGTACTTTTCGCTGCCCTTTCTGGGTGTGCTGACGGTACATGAGTTTGGCCACTACCTCACGGCGCGCTACTACCGCACAGAGGTAACCTTGCCTTACTACATTCCGCTGTGGCTTGGCATTACCTCATCCATCGGCACAATGGGGGCTTTTATCCGCATCAAAGAGCGGATATTCTCGCGGCGGGAGTTTTTTGACATTGGTGTGGCTGGGCCTTTGGCAGGCTTTGCTGTTGCTGTTCCGCTGTTGGTTTATGCCTTTACGCACCTGCCACAGCCGGAGTATATCTTCAGGGTGCACCCGGAGTACAAGCGCTTCGGAATGGATTATGCGCAGTATGTGTACCAGGACACCGTGGGCAGCTTTGCCATCGGTAAGAACCTGCTCTTCATGTTCTTCGAGAAGTTTGTGGCAGACCCGGCGCTGGTGCCCAACCATTATGAGGTTATCCACTACCCCTTCGTGTTTGCAGGTTATCTCGCCCTTTTCTTTACGGCCCTTAACCTGCTGCCGATCGGGCAGTTGGACGGGGGCCATGTGCTGTATGGGCTTATCGGGCACAGGCGCTTTAACAGGCTCTCCCCTATCTTCTTTGCCTTCTTTATACTTTATGCAGGGCTGGGGGTGATATCGCCTTACAGCAACCCGGTTTGGGAAGAAGAGCTACTGGTGGTGTTTGCCCCCTTTACCTACTGGGCCTACCTCAAGCTGCTCGGCAAGCGCAACTTCGCTTTGTCTGCCACCATGGCCATGCTCCTGCTGCAGTACAGCCTGGCAGCGTTCTTCCCCGAGCTTGAGGCGTATTTCTGGCTGTGGCCTTTTTACCTGCTTTACCTGGTGTTCGTGCTTCAGCCGGCCACGCCAACCATTAAGCGAACCTTGTACCTAGCCGCGGGCGTGCTCCTGGCACAGTTTTCTATTTCCCTGCTCTTTCCGGAGGCGGATGGCTACAGCGGCTGGCTGGTGTTCGGACTGCTGTTATCGCGTGTGATGGGTATTTTCCACCCCTCGTGCCCCGATGAGCGCCCGCTGACGCCGTTTAGAAAGGCACTGGGTATCTTCGCTTTCATCGTATTTATACTTTGTTTCAGCCCTTCGCCCTTTATTATTGAGTAA
- a CDS encoding acetyl-CoA C-acyltransferase, with protein MQTKEVYIISAVRTPIGSFGGALASLSATQLGAAAIKGALEKAGVDKKEVQEVIMGNVISANVGQAPARQAAVFAGLGYEVECTTINKVCASGSKAIMFAAQAIMLGHKDVIVAGGMESMSNVPYYLEKARFGAKLGHGQMTDGLLRDGLWDVYNDFHMGNAAENTAKEMQITREMQDEYAISSYKKVAEAAEAGLLKDEIVPVEIPQRGKDPLVVSEDEEFKKVNFEKIPGLRPVFDKAGTVTAANASTLNDGAAAVVLMSKEKAEELGVKPIAKIRGFADAEQDPIWFTTTPSLAIPKALKNAGVDPSEVDFYEINEAFSVVSIANNQKLGLEGGNVNVFGGAVSLGHPLGASGARIVSTLCNVLDKKGGKIGVTGICNGGGGASAIVIEKM; from the coding sequence ATGCAAACGAAAGAAGTATATATCATTTCGGCGGTTCGTACGCCAATCGGTTCATTTGGCGGAGCGCTTGCCAGCCTTTCTGCCACGCAGCTCGGCGCCGCCGCTATCAAAGGCGCGCTGGAGAAAGCCGGCGTAGATAAGAAGGAAGTACAGGAAGTGATCATGGGTAACGTAATCTCCGCTAACGTAGGCCAGGCTCCGGCCCGTCAGGCTGCTGTTTTCGCAGGCCTGGGCTACGAGGTAGAGTGTACAACCATCAACAAAGTATGCGCCTCCGGCTCAAAGGCGATCATGTTTGCGGCACAGGCGATCATGCTGGGGCACAAGGATGTTATCGTGGCTGGTGGTATGGAGAGCATGAGCAATGTGCCTTACTACCTGGAGAAAGCCCGCTTCGGAGCTAAACTCGGCCACGGCCAGATGACGGACGGCCTGTTGAGAGACGGCCTGTGGGATGTGTACAACGACTTCCACATGGGCAATGCCGCCGAAAACACCGCCAAGGAAATGCAGATCACGCGAGAGATGCAGGACGAGTATGCGATCAGCTCTTACAAAAAAGTGGCAGAGGCTGCGGAGGCCGGCCTGCTGAAAGATGAGATCGTGCCGGTAGAGATCCCGCAGCGCGGCAAAGACCCTCTCGTGGTGTCTGAAGACGAGGAGTTCAAGAAAGTTAACTTCGAGAAGATACCAGGCCTGCGCCCGGTGTTCGACAAAGCCGGCACCGTAACGGCTGCCAACGCGTCTACCCTGAACGACGGCGCTGCTGCCGTCGTACTGATGAGCAAGGAGAAGGCAGAGGAGCTGGGCGTGAAGCCAATCGCTAAAATCCGCGGTTTTGCGGATGCGGAGCAGGACCCGATCTGGTTCACGACTACGCCATCCCTTGCTATCCCGAAAGCCCTGAAAAACGCTGGGGTAGATCCGTCTGAGGTTGACTTCTACGAGATCAACGAGGCGTTCTCTGTTGTGTCTATCGCCAACAACCAGAAGCTAGGCCTGGAAGGCGGCAACGTGAACGTGTTCGGCGGTGCTGTGTCGCTGGGCCACCCGCTGGGAGCCTCTGGAGCGCGCATCGTGTCTACGCTTTGCAACGTACTGGATAAAAAAGGCGGCAAGATTGGCGTTACCGGTATCTGCAACGGCGGCGGCGGTGCCTCTGCTATCGTAATCGAAAAAATGTAA
- a CDS encoding toxin-antitoxin system YwqK family antitoxin, with protein MLKLLSFLPAALLISSFALGQAQQPVVTYHDDTFTQVKEKYFITSDSAIVGYYHRYYPTGEPEALVKFVEGKKDSVYTEFYPSGQPKLQLTYNQGVKQGPFKAFRPDGKLLQEGYYENDQQSKLFKTFFDDGTLKKETAFVDGFPEGLVREYYPSGKLKSEITYKRSKQNGPAKTFYANGSLETEASYNNGMLEGSYKTYFDNGQVQTEVQNVAGEKHGSYKSYYRSGKLSTEGSFLAGKMHGPAKSYYESGKTRSVINYKNGEVNGTAQVFYEDGTLKEEVSASNNGADSKTARYYPSGNLEAEEQLKDKKKHGTWKVYYDAPGKKLKHSENYAADKLTGEHLSYYDNGQVEERETYEKGKVVGTAYTYYPSGKLKSETNHKDGLRFGPYKAYFEDGKVEVLGQFRNNRETGTWKYHSPAGKVMKTRLYRNGQVIEENEK; from the coding sequence ATGTTGAAATTGCTTTCATTTTTACCTGCTGCCCTACTTATCAGCTCCTTCGCTCTTGGGCAGGCGCAGCAGCCGGTCGTAACCTACCACGACGACACCTTTACCCAGGTGAAGGAGAAGTACTTTATCACCTCCGACTCTGCCATAGTAGGCTACTACCACCGCTACTACCCAACCGGTGAGCCCGAGGCACTGGTAAAGTTTGTGGAGGGCAAAAAGGACAGCGTGTACACGGAGTTTTACCCCAGCGGGCAACCCAAGCTGCAGCTTACCTATAACCAGGGCGTAAAGCAGGGGCCTTTCAAGGCCTTCCGCCCCGACGGCAAGCTGCTGCAGGAAGGCTATTATGAGAACGACCAGCAAAGCAAGCTCTTCAAGACCTTCTTCGATGATGGAACATTGAAGAAAGAGACGGCGTTCGTGGATGGTTTTCCGGAAGGCCTGGTGCGCGAGTACTACCCGTCGGGTAAGCTAAAGTCCGAGATCACGTACAAGCGCAGCAAACAGAACGGGCCGGCCAAGACCTTTTATGCCAACGGCAGCCTGGAGACGGAGGCCTCCTACAACAACGGCATGCTGGAAGGCTCCTACAAAACCTACTTCGATAACGGGCAGGTACAAACCGAGGTGCAGAATGTGGCCGGGGAGAAGCATGGGAGCTACAAGAGCTATTACCGCAGCGGCAAGCTCAGTACCGAGGGCAGCTTTTTAGCCGGCAAAATGCACGGCCCCGCCAAATCGTACTACGAGAGCGGCAAAACCCGCAGCGTCATCAACTATAAAAACGGGGAGGTAAACGGTACGGCCCAGGTATTTTATGAGGATGGCACCCTGAAGGAGGAGGTAAGCGCCAGCAACAACGGCGCCGACAGTAAAACAGCCCGCTACTACCCTTCCGGCAACCTGGAGGCGGAAGAACAGCTGAAAGACAAGAAAAAGCACGGCACCTGGAAGGTGTACTATGACGCACCCGGCAAAAAGCTAAAGCACAGCGAGAATTACGCTGCCGATAAGCTAACAGGCGAACACCTCTCCTACTACGACAACGGCCAGGTGGAGGAAAGGGAAACGTACGAGAAAGGTAAAGTTGTCGGAACCGCCTATACGTACTACCCTTCCGGAAAGCTCAAATCAGAAACCAACCATAAGGACGGGCTTCGCTTCGGCCCCTACAAAGCATACTTTGAGGACGGCAAAGTAGAAGTGCTCGGCCAGTTCCGCAACAACCGCGAGACCGGCACCTGGAAGTACCATAGCCCTGCAGGCAAGGTCATGAAAACTCGCCTGTACCGCAACGGCCAGGTAATAGAGGAAAACGAGAAATAG
- a CDS encoding HEAT repeat domain-containing protein has translation MLLQTELAKFWEWAGMTPDTYTENRGLGEWEAEYTEWKTLYKAATEAVEQLNTEFNHDLAQLLVYALAIDNESEQVLKIIEEKLESKLRFVKKAVNSNQPQAKWQVAELLGKVDVENREQLLVNLINRTDDNYVKRRALLSLSKVNQTKAVEIAQKFLKDKDPFLKLVSKEITKRKV, from the coding sequence ATGTTACTACAGACCGAACTAGCCAAATTCTGGGAATGGGCAGGTATGACGCCAGACACTTACACGGAGAACAGAGGCCTCGGAGAGTGGGAAGCGGAGTATACTGAATGGAAAACCCTGTATAAGGCAGCCACAGAGGCGGTTGAACAGCTTAACACAGAGTTTAACCATGACCTGGCCCAGCTGCTCGTGTATGCGCTTGCCATAGATAATGAATCTGAACAAGTCCTGAAGATCATTGAGGAGAAACTGGAAAGCAAGTTGCGGTTCGTTAAAAAAGCAGTTAACTCGAACCAGCCACAGGCTAAATGGCAAGTTGCCGAGTTGCTGGGGAAGGTTGACGTTGAAAACAGGGAACAGCTTCTTGTTAACCTGATTAACCGCACCGACGACAACTATGTGAAAAGACGGGCATTGCTGAGCCTGAGCAAAGTCAACCAAACGAAGGCTGTGGAAATAGCTCAAAAATTCCTGAAAGATAAAGACCCGTTCCTGAAGCTGGTCTCAAAAGAGATCACAAAGAGGAAAGTATAA
- a CDS encoding HAD family hydrolase yields MDLKQTKNIIFDLGGVIINIDYDKSIQELQKFCKNDCTIEFSQKEQSHLFDLYETGVSTDEEFRNSLRKAYNIEATDEQIDHAWNAMLLDIPKERIDLLLELGKKYRIFLLSNTNAIHLRRFNEIVAHSFTIPSLDSLFEKSYYSHLVGKRKPDAPIFEQILAENNLDRSETLFIDDSVQHIKSADKLGLQTLHLQAPLTINKVFADVAV; encoded by the coding sequence GTGGACTTAAAACAAACCAAAAATATAATCTTCGATCTCGGAGGGGTAATCATCAACATCGACTACGATAAAAGCATACAGGAGCTGCAAAAGTTCTGCAAAAACGACTGTACCATAGAGTTCAGCCAAAAGGAGCAGTCGCACCTATTCGACCTTTATGAAACCGGGGTTAGCACTGACGAAGAGTTCCGCAACAGCCTCCGCAAAGCCTACAACATTGAGGCGACAGACGAACAGATTGACCACGCCTGGAACGCCATGTTGCTCGACATCCCCAAGGAGCGCATTGACCTGCTGTTAGAGTTGGGTAAAAAGTACCGTATTTTCCTACTCAGCAATACCAACGCCATTCACCTCCGGCGCTTTAACGAGATCGTGGCCCACAGCTTCACGATCCCTAGTCTCGATTCGCTCTTTGAAAAAAGCTACTATTCGCACCTGGTGGGAAAACGCAAGCCTGATGCCCCCATTTTCGAGCAGATACTAGCAGAGAACAACCTGGACAGGTCCGAGACACTGTTCATCGACGACAGTGTGCAGCACATCAAAAGCGCTGATAAACTTGGCCTGCAAACACTGCACCTGCAGGCGCCGCTGACCATCAACAAAGTTTTTGCCGATGTTGCAGTCTAA
- a CDS encoding SMP-30/gluconolactonase/LRE family protein, whose translation MKIWLMMAVAGLMLGTAHAQEKRNEQKGAARTATAEATLTKVASFKGNQVTGVTMSEDGRLFANFPRWREGVPFSVVEVMPDGSHKPYPNQRWNSWTGQPQPKQFTCVQSVVAHKGSLYVLDPGNPMMQGVVGNARLFEFDLATNELKNTWEFDRSVAPEKSYLNDLRVDDKHGRIYMTDSGLGAIVVLDPQTGQSRRLLENHPSTKAEGINLMFDGQEWKQNGKQPQTHSDGIALAPAADSLYYHALTGYTLYRLPTAALAGAALPAQALQDKVQSLGKTPAPDGMIFDSRGNLYMADLENRAIVYRTPQGQIKTLVQDDRIRWADTFTIGPDNLLYFTTSRINEVSGDISNMEFSIYKTPLAK comes from the coding sequence ATGAAAATATGGCTTATGATGGCGGTGGCTGGCCTTATGTTAGGCACTGCCCACGCACAGGAAAAGAGGAACGAGCAAAAGGGTGCCGCGCGTACCGCCACCGCGGAGGCTACCCTGACGAAGGTTGCCTCTTTTAAAGGCAACCAGGTAACGGGCGTAACGATGTCTGAAGACGGGCGGCTGTTTGCAAACTTCCCGAGGTGGCGCGAAGGCGTGCCGTTTTCGGTGGTAGAGGTGATGCCGGACGGCTCCCATAAACCTTACCCCAACCAGCGCTGGAACAGCTGGACCGGGCAGCCACAGCCTAAGCAGTTTACCTGTGTGCAGTCGGTGGTGGCGCATAAGGGCTCGCTCTACGTACTGGACCCCGGCAACCCCATGATGCAAGGGGTAGTGGGCAACGCCCGCCTGTTTGAGTTTGACCTGGCTACGAACGAACTGAAAAACACCTGGGAGTTTGACCGAAGTGTTGCGCCTGAAAAGTCTTATTTGAACGACCTGCGGGTGGACGATAAGCACGGCAGGATTTACATGACCGACTCCGGGCTGGGCGCGATCGTGGTGCTGGACCCGCAAACGGGGCAGAGCCGCCGGCTGCTGGAGAACCATCCCTCCACCAAGGCCGAAGGCATTAACCTTATGTTCGACGGGCAGGAGTGGAAGCAGAACGGAAAGCAACCCCAGACGCATTCAGACGGGATTGCGCTGGCGCCGGCTGCTGACAGTTTATACTATCATGCCTTAACGGGCTACACGTTGTACCGGCTGCCTACCGCGGCGCTGGCCGGTGCTGCCCTGCCCGCGCAGGCCCTGCAGGATAAGGTGCAAAGCCTCGGGAAAACACCTGCGCCCGATGGGATGATTTTTGACAGCCGCGGCAACCTGTACATGGCTGACCTGGAAAACAGGGCCATTGTGTACCGCACGCCGCAAGGGCAGATCAAAACCCTGGTGCAGGACGACCGCATCCGCTGGGCCGACACCTTTACCATCGGCCCGGACAACCTGCTGTACTTTACCACCTCGCGTATCAACGAAGTATCCGGAGATATCAGCAACATGGAGTTCAGTATTTACAAAACGCCCCTGGCGAAGTAG